The Armatimonadota bacterium genome includes a window with the following:
- a CDS encoding TolC family protein: protein MLVLACAVSAHATQQPTPGAMKISDLVTEALAQAPEPREYRYAFLAGVTRLEPERPTASPSLRADLRGGIQTPSLHFPRPDEAPATVLSSDASSFSLTYRQPVYRAGLRPAAARYRADEMVLQLEYRQALLDFAWSVRSACIGRLEADDALAVAEDSLEGAKRYEKLVHGQIAAGAARPIDAQTAAAQTAEARSALESARSAALLARLNLNRLLGRPISSASRILPPQPVGAPPSEPDDAIKMGESSSTELAILNCEITAARAGESLAHLQAAPALDFEARVVEQAPTALAPENYAAAFLELSAPLLGGSAARSDAKAAREEAGRLAAARDAALAGVAVDITSAWRRYVEAWAQQDLAKRRQSAADAELKLDEAAYAIGRSSAVDVESARREARRAAMQTVQARWQVVRANWDLAYHEGAASAAIDRLAPADAPGR, encoded by the coding sequence ATGCTCGTGCTCGCCTGCGCCGTGAGCGCTCATGCGACGCAGCAGCCGACGCCCGGCGCAATGAAGATATCCGACCTCGTCACCGAAGCTCTCGCTCAAGCGCCCGAGCCGCGGGAATATCGCTATGCTTTTCTGGCGGGAGTCACGCGGCTCGAACCGGAGCGCCCCACGGCCTCTCCCAGCCTGCGGGCCGACCTGCGCGGCGGTATCCAAACGCCTTCACTCCACTTTCCGCGTCCGGACGAGGCGCCGGCCACGGTTCTCTCCTCCGACGCCAGCAGCTTCAGTCTCACCTACCGGCAGCCGGTCTATCGCGCTGGACTGCGCCCGGCCGCGGCACGGTACCGAGCTGATGAAATGGTGCTGCAGCTGGAGTACCGTCAGGCCTTGCTGGATTTTGCCTGGAGCGTGAGATCCGCATGCATCGGCCGCCTGGAGGCGGACGACGCGCTGGCGGTTGCTGAAGACTCTTTGGAGGGCGCTAAACGGTACGAGAAGCTGGTGCACGGACAGATTGCGGCCGGAGCCGCCCGGCCGATTGACGCTCAAACGGCGGCGGCTCAAACTGCCGAGGCCCGTTCGGCTCTGGAGAGCGCCAGATCGGCTGCGCTGCTGGCACGCCTGAATCTGAACCGGCTTCTTGGCCGGCCAATCTCCAGCGCGAGCCGTATACTGCCACCGCAGCCGGTTGGCGCCCCGCCTTCCGAACCCGACGACGCCATAAAGATGGGTGAAAGCAGCAGCACCGAACTGGCCATTCTGAACTGCGAAATCACCGCTGCGCGCGCCGGGGAGAGCCTTGCACATCTCCAGGCGGCGCCGGCGCTGGATTTTGAGGCCCGGGTTGTGGAGCAGGCGCCAACCGCGTTGGCGCCTGAGAACTACGCCGCCGCTTTCCTGGAGCTATCGGCGCCGCTGCTTGGCGGCAGCGCCGCGCGAAGCGATGCAAAGGCGGCACGGGAGGAAGCCGGCCGCCTGGCTGCAGCCCGGGACGCTGCGTTGGCCGGAGTGGCCGTTGACATAACCTCGGCGTGGCGCCGCTATGTGGAAGCATGGGCGCAGCAGGACCTGGCTAAACGCAGGCAGTCGGCGGCCGACGCGGAACTGAAGCTGGATGAAGCTGCTTACGCCATCGGGCGCTCCTCGGCTGTAGATGTTGAATCGGCGCGGCGCGAGGCGCGCAGGGCGGCTATGCAGACGGTGCAGGCTCGATGGCAGGTTGTGCGCGCAAACTGGGATTTGGCGTACCACGAGGGCGCCGCGAGCGCCGCGATCGACCGATTGGCGCCGGCTGACGCCCCAGGCCGATGA
- a CDS encoding efflux RND transporter periplasmic adaptor subunit, protein MKRSSTVALISALAVALSGAACQRRDAATQPPASPASSHPLRLQESPTLPTQPMPSLEAGAVTLVGIVQPQRQAQISLPAPARVVQVLVSAGDSVRQGSLLAQIDSSAALAQLNSARAAADSARAAWRKAAAGAAAENNRAVRAVQQANDAAAEAALGQRKAALAANAALLDQQQETAAAREGLAKANVAVTAAHHEVNQLQQLAGLGGVSRNDLEAAQAKLQAALANRAAARIAVARAMAGAPRVPGGYPAAIAQTALALARRQTATARQAVQQAEAQRASASETGAADVSAAAAQMRQADAGVQAAEAQLNQTDLRSPIAGVVTVVAVHAGETPQPGTPIISVESPSGADLLALVPARQMSLLHTGMSAVVQVETEPGRRYAARITQISGVAQPDGRTFRVQLHLIHGALRPAQTAHIRIPVRTASAGG, encoded by the coding sequence ATGAAACGCTCCTCCACTGTCGCCCTGATCAGCGCCCTTGCGGTGGCGCTCTCCGGCGCAGCCTGTCAGCGGCGAGATGCTGCCACGCAACCTCCCGCTTCGCCCGCTTCGTCACACCCGCTCCGGCTGCAGGAAAGCCCCACCCTGCCAACGCAGCCAATGCCGTCATTGGAGGCCGGCGCGGTGACGCTGGTCGGCATCGTTCAGCCGCAGCGTCAGGCCCAGATCAGTCTGCCGGCGCCGGCACGGGTTGTGCAGGTGCTGGTGTCGGCCGGAGATAGCGTGCGGCAGGGATCCCTGCTGGCGCAAATCGACTCTTCCGCTGCGCTCGCGCAGCTCAACTCAGCCCGAGCCGCCGCCGACTCCGCCCGTGCGGCGTGGCGGAAAGCCGCGGCCGGGGCGGCGGCCGAGAACAACCGGGCCGTACGAGCGGTGCAGCAGGCAAACGACGCCGCTGCCGAGGCCGCACTCGGCCAGCGCAAGGCGGCGCTCGCCGCCAACGCAGCGCTGCTCGATCAGCAGCAGGAGACTGCGGCCGCACGGGAAGGTTTGGCTAAAGCGAACGTCGCCGTGACTGCGGCGCACCACGAAGTCAATCAACTGCAACAATTGGCCGGCCTGGGCGGCGTTTCCCGCAACGATCTTGAAGCAGCTCAGGCAAAGCTGCAGGCCGCACTGGCCAATCGCGCGGCGGCGCGAATCGCCGTTGCACGCGCCATGGCGGGCGCCCCACGCGTACCCGGCGGCTATCCCGCCGCCATCGCACAAACCGCTTTGGCGCTCGCCCGTAGGCAGACCGCTACCGCGCGGCAGGCTGTTCAACAGGCCGAGGCGCAGCGGGCATCGGCATCTGAGACCGGCGCGGCCGACGTCAGCGCCGCTGCAGCGCAGATGCGCCAGGCCGATGCCGGAGTTCAGGCTGCAGAGGCGCAGCTGAACCAGACCGACCTTCGATCGCCGATCGCAGGCGTGGTAACGGTAGTGGCCGTGCATGCCGGCGAGACGCCGCAACCCGGTACGCCGATTATCAGCGTGGAGTCGCCGAGCGGCGCAGACCTGCTCGCGCTTGTGCCGGCCCGGCAGATGTCCCTGCTCCATACCGGCATGTCGGCCGTGGTTCAGGTGGAAACGGAACCCGGACGGCGGTACGCCGCGCGCATCACGCAGATATCGGGCGTAGCCCAACCGGACGGGCGCACGTTTCGAGTGCAGCTGCACCTGATCCACGGCGCGCTGCGACCGGCGCAGACAGCGCACATTCGCATCCCCGTGCGAACCGCGAGCGCGGGCGGCTAG
- a CDS encoding efflux RND transporter permease subunit, with product MWFTRLAINRPILIWMAVAAIMVLGIEARLRLPVELNPRVDIPTITVTTAYPGAGPPEIDSQVSKPIQDAVSTVAGVKDVTTRSEANVSVISIDFHLGTDLDSALANVRARLDAVRAQLPAECRAPVVAKLDINALPVLYLGFTSRTLSLRQLWNAADNVVKPRLERIDGVADVQVMGGDQQEIRVSVDPARLAQFGLTIEDVVNALKAAGHDISGGGITYGSRETDVRLAGAFSSLDAIRSTQIPGSFPQSAAAGVPEEGMPPTPPVTVADVATVTDTVAPRTEISRINGLPGVSVAISKSPGSNAVQVVHNVEAALKDAGPAMAGVDQVVLRDDSQTVRDALTDVNTSLILGAVLAMLVVLLFLHSLRGTVIVSLAIPLCIVATFLVMWAVSFTLNQMTLLALSLSVGILLDDSIVILESITRHLRNGETPREAAFNGRTEIGFADITTTLVDVVVFVPIAFMGGIVGGFFREFGLTVAAATLFSLAVSFSLTPMLASRWYRQGEKLEARAGIFAPLEHLYQRLEAGYRSVIVLALRRRPIVILTCGGAIVLVFALAYGRLDTELIPGTDQGQIAVNIQMPPGASLAATDQCARAVENQLSRMPEVAATVTNVGRILGGFGSLPQDGAEYAQIGLRLRPRLGIWQRLVYLGRQTGARLRSDIEVARRARIIAAPIATAFGANITTVPIRSEEGAIAPVEIQIRGSSVAQITDFAAAIRQKLAAMPGVLDPAVSVRSGRPEVVALIDRERAAALGVAPAVAGANLHDSVAGNTDSIYRQNGVDVPIRVQVHGMQVNNPRVVGNVNVGVDSSGAPIALADIATLELRSAPTRIDSLNGLRQVTVTANLAATAHIGAIETQVNRALAGMPHAGIDVTWGGDAETINENIVPFISAILLAIALVYMVMAALFNSLGTPFVIMLTLPMALVGAVGALVLTGQTLSLVAGIGIIMLIGLMGRNAILLLDYTNTLRARGMARNDAIVAAGATRLRPILMTTTATIAGMLPVALRIGRASEVRAPMAIVVIGGLLVSTLLTLVVIPVLYSVLEDYLPRSRRDLVRRKPTE from the coding sequence ATGTGGTTTACCCGGCTGGCGATCAACCGGCCCATCCTCATCTGGATGGCGGTTGCAGCGATAATGGTACTCGGTATCGAAGCCCGGCTACGGCTGCCGGTTGAGTTGAACCCACGCGTCGATATACCGACCATCACCGTTACAACGGCCTATCCCGGCGCGGGGCCGCCAGAAATCGACAGTCAGGTCAGCAAGCCGATACAGGATGCCGTCTCCACGGTTGCCGGCGTGAAGGACGTGACGACGCGCTCTGAAGCAAACGTCTCGGTGATCAGCATCGACTTTCACCTGGGAACCGATCTGGACTCGGCGCTGGCCAATGTAAGAGCGCGCCTGGATGCAGTGCGAGCCCAGCTTCCGGCCGAGTGTCGCGCGCCGGTAGTGGCCAAGCTGGATATCAACGCTCTGCCGGTTCTGTATCTGGGCTTTACCAGCCGCACGCTCTCACTGCGCCAGTTGTGGAACGCGGCCGATAACGTGGTAAAGCCGAGGCTGGAACGCATTGACGGCGTAGCGGACGTTCAGGTGATGGGCGGCGATCAACAGGAGATTCGCGTCTCGGTTGACCCGGCCCGGTTGGCACAATTTGGATTGACCATAGAGGATGTGGTCAACGCGCTCAAGGCGGCCGGCCACGATATCTCCGGAGGCGGAATCACCTATGGCAGCCGCGAGACAGACGTGCGACTCGCAGGCGCATTCTCGTCGCTGGATGCCATACGCAGCACGCAGATACCCGGTTCGTTTCCACAGTCGGCGGCTGCGGGCGTTCCCGAAGAGGGCATGCCGCCAACGCCGCCGGTTACCGTTGCCGATGTGGCTACCGTAACCGATACGGTTGCGCCACGCACCGAGATCAGCCGTATCAACGGACTGCCGGGCGTAAGCGTGGCGATCTCCAAGTCCCCCGGTTCCAACGCCGTGCAGGTGGTCCACAACGTGGAAGCGGCGCTGAAGGACGCCGGGCCGGCGATGGCCGGCGTGGATCAGGTGGTGCTGCGCGACGACTCGCAGACCGTGCGCGACGCCTTGACGGACGTGAACACCAGCCTCATCCTGGGCGCCGTGCTGGCCATGTTGGTCGTGCTGCTCTTTTTGCACAGCCTGCGCGGAACCGTGATCGTATCCCTGGCGATACCGCTGTGCATTGTGGCCACCTTCCTGGTTATGTGGGCGGTGAGCTTCACGCTGAACCAGATGACGCTGCTGGCGCTGTCGCTCTCTGTAGGAATTCTGCTGGACGACTCGATCGTCATCCTGGAGAGCATCACCCGGCACCTGCGAAATGGCGAAACGCCCCGCGAGGCTGCGTTCAACGGCAGGACGGAGATCGGCTTTGCCGACATCACGACCACATTGGTGGATGTTGTAGTATTTGTGCCCATAGCATTTATGGGTGGCATTGTGGGCGGATTCTTTCGCGAGTTTGGCCTTACGGTGGCGGCCGCCACGCTTTTCTCACTGGCCGTGAGCTTCTCCCTGACGCCAATGCTTGCGTCGCGGTGGTACCGTCAGGGCGAGAAGCTGGAGGCCCGCGCGGGCATCTTTGCGCCGTTGGAGCATCTGTACCAACGGCTGGAGGCCGGCTACCGCAGCGTGATCGTGCTCGCGCTGAGGCGGCGACCGATCGTGATTCTCACCTGTGGCGGCGCCATCGTTCTGGTATTCGCGCTGGCGTACGGGCGCCTGGATACCGAGTTGATCCCCGGCACCGATCAGGGCCAGATTGCGGTCAACATTCAGATGCCGCCCGGCGCCAGTTTGGCGGCTACCGATCAGTGTGCCCGTGCCGTCGAGAATCAACTGTCAAGGATGCCGGAGGTCGCGGCGACGGTCACAAACGTTGGAAGGATTCTCGGCGGCTTCGGGTCGCTGCCGCAGGATGGAGCCGAGTATGCACAGATTGGGCTGCGCCTGCGCCCACGTTTGGGCATCTGGCAGCGGCTGGTGTATCTTGGAAGGCAAACGGGCGCTCGCCTGCGAAGCGATATCGAAGTGGCCAGGAGGGCTCGCATCATAGCGGCCCCGATTGCTACAGCATTTGGAGCGAATATTACCACAGTGCCCATCCGCTCGGAGGAGGGTGCAATCGCGCCGGTAGAGATTCAGATTCGCGGCTCCAGCGTGGCGCAAATCACCGATTTTGCGGCTGCAATTCGCCAAAAGCTGGCGGCGATGCCGGGCGTCCTGGATCCGGCCGTATCGGTGCGCAGCGGGCGGCCCGAAGTGGTAGCGCTCATCGACCGTGAACGCGCGGCGGCGCTGGGTGTAGCTCCCGCGGTCGCCGGCGCCAACCTGCACGACTCGGTGGCCGGAAACACCGACTCCATCTACCGCCAGAACGGCGTTGATGTGCCGATTCGCGTTCAGGTGCACGGCATGCAGGTCAACAACCCGAGAGTGGTGGGCAACGTGAATGTCGGCGTAGACTCGTCAGGCGCACCGATCGCGCTGGCCGATATCGCAACGCTTGAGCTCCGCAGCGCGCCAACCCGGATCGACAGCCTCAACGGACTCCGGCAGGTTACCGTTACGGCCAACCTTGCGGCAACAGCGCATATCGGCGCCATCGAGACACAGGTCAACCGCGCGCTCGCCGGGATGCCCCACGCGGGCATCGACGTCACGTGGGGAGGGGACGCGGAGACGATCAACGAAAACATCGTTCCGTTCATCAGCGCAATCCTGTTGGCCATTGCACTGGTCTATATGGTGATGGCGGCGCTGTTCAACTCACTGGGCACGCCATTTGTGATCATGCTGACGCTGCCGATGGCGCTGGTTGGGGCGGTCGGCGCGTTGGTTCTCACGGGACAGACGCTTTCGCTGGTGGCCGGCATCGGCATCATCATGCTGATTGGCCTTATGGGGCGCAACGCCATATTATTGCTGGATTACACCAACACGCTTCGGGCGCGCGGGATGGCGCGAAACGATGCGATAGTGGCGGCTGGCGCCACCCGCCTGCGACCCATATTGATGACGACCACGGCCACGATAGCGGGCATGCTTCCTGTGGCGCTGCGGATCGGACGAGCATCGGAGGTACGAGCGCCTATGGCCATTGTTGTTATTGGTGGCCTGTTGGTGTCAACACTGCTCACTCTGGTGGTGATACCGGTGCTGTACAGCGTGCTGGAGGATTACCTGCCGCGTTCACGGCGTGATTTGGTGCGCCGGAAGCCTACAGAATAG
- a CDS encoding Ppx/GppA family phosphatase, giving the protein MANRTVAALDVGTNSVKLLIARITPTALEPLEQRVMVTRLGAGMGATGVLDAAAMERTMAAICQFRMACDQAGVEEVAAVATAAAREAHNGRSFLAAVSAECGVTVTAIPGVEEARLSFLAVRRDPAWAALNGLRMIDVGGGSTEVVAGGRGQEPISRASIPMGAIKLTDNYLRTDPPAPAELQIASAAAAQAMEQASLPAVLSEPVPLIGVGGTLTSLAAIDGPASRGARKIHGHRITVEALDTTIARLSSMRLEERRALKGLDPARAGIIVGGAIMVREAMNWLGCDSLQVSDRGLRWGLLYDRFLPQQD; this is encoded by the coding sequence ATGGCGAATCGCACCGTAGCCGCGCTTGACGTTGGCACCAACAGTGTAAAACTCCTCATCGCCCGCATCACTCCTACCGCTCTGGAGCCATTGGAGCAGCGCGTAATGGTAACGCGTCTAGGCGCCGGAATGGGCGCTACCGGCGTTCTGGATGCGGCAGCCATGGAGCGTACAATGGCAGCCATCTGCCAGTTTCGGATGGCATGCGACCAGGCCGGCGTTGAAGAGGTTGCCGCCGTGGCCACGGCCGCCGCGCGAGAGGCGCATAACGGCCGCAGCTTTCTGGCCGCCGTGAGCGCGGAATGTGGTGTAACCGTAACGGCAATTCCGGGAGTGGAAGAGGCGCGCCTGTCGTTTCTCGCCGTTCGGCGCGATCCGGCATGGGCAGCACTCAACGGCCTTAGAATGATTGACGTTGGCGGCGGAAGCACCGAGGTTGTTGCTGGCGGAAGGGGCCAGGAGCCGATCTCGCGCGCCAGCATCCCAATGGGCGCGATCAAGCTCACGGACAACTACCTCAGAACCGACCCCCCGGCGCCGGCGGAGCTTCAGATAGCATCGGCCGCGGCGGCGCAGGCGATGGAGCAGGCCTCACTGCCCGCTGTACTTTCCGAACCCGTGCCGCTCATTGGCGTTGGCGGAACGCTTACAAGCCTCGCGGCCATAGATGGTCCGGCCAGTCGTGGGGCGCGCAAGATCCACGGGCACCGTATCACCGTAGAGGCGCTGGATACCACCATCGCGCGGCTCAGCAGCATGCGTCTGGAAGAGCGCCGCGCCTTGAAGGGTTTGGACCCGGCGCGGGCCGGCATCATCGTCGGCGGCGCGATAATGGTGCGCGAGGCAATGAACTGGCTAGGGTGCGACTCGCTGCAGGTGAGTGACCGCGGTCTGCGGTGGGGCTTGCTGTACGACCGCTTCTTGCCGCAGCAGGATTAG
- a CDS encoding NAD-binding protein, which produces MYVIIVGAGNVGYYLAKTLAAAHHEVLLLEKDRPRYRTVSEELGEIVMQGDGCEVAQQQDAGFARADVVVAVTGSDDDNLVVCQMAKMEHRVPRTISRVNDPRNEVLFKELGIDATVSSTKIIYNLIEQEVGGGEVIPLAALQGGNIEIVEIEISNRSPVADRPVADLALPKDALIVCVIRDTRAVLPSPETVVRAGDSVIALVNAELEHELRDLFAETVRSGS; this is translated from the coding sequence ATGTATGTGATTATTGTCGGAGCCGGCAATGTCGGTTACTATCTGGCCAAAACTCTGGCCGCAGCGCACCACGAAGTGCTGCTGCTGGAAAAGGATCGCCCACGGTACCGCACCGTCTCGGAAGAGTTGGGTGAGATCGTGATGCAGGGTGATGGTTGTGAAGTGGCACAGCAGCAGGATGCCGGCTTCGCCCGCGCCGATGTGGTAGTAGCCGTCACGGGCAGCGACGACGATAACCTGGTCGTTTGCCAGATGGCGAAAATGGAGCATCGCGTACCGCGCACCATCTCACGCGTGAACGATCCACGGAATGAAGTGCTCTTCAAGGAGCTGGGTATCGACGCCACCGTCAGCTCCACCAAAATCATCTACAACCTGATCGAACAGGAAGTGGGTGGCGGAGAGGTGATACCCCTCGCGGCGCTGCAAGGCGGTAATATCGAGATCGTTGAGATTGAGATCAGCAACCGGTCGCCCGTCGCCGATCGCCCGGTCGCCGACCTCGCACTGCCCAAGGACGCGCTCATCGTGTGCGTTATTCGCGATACGCGTGCGGTACTTCCGTCGCCCGAGACCGTTGTGCGCGCCGGCGACAGCGTTATTGCCCTGGTAAATGCCGAGCTGGAACATGAACTGCGTGACCTCTTCGCAGAAACGGTGCGGAGCGGCAGCTGA
- a CDS encoding NAD-binding protein → MNVVILGCGRVGSTLARMLFDDGHEVTVIDQQSDAFRRLGARYKGRRVIGNGIDEDVMRAAGVPAADVFIAVTQGDNRNIMAAQIARYRFKIGKVIARIYDPIRADRYRQMGIITLCSTTIASGLLKQFVETDDWGLTSDFSADYVKNYTSHAQ, encoded by the coding sequence GTGAACGTTGTGATACTCGGGTGCGGCCGCGTGGGATCCACGCTTGCACGGATGCTGTTTGATGACGGCCACGAGGTTACCGTCATCGATCAGCAGAGCGATGCATTCCGCCGTTTAGGCGCGCGCTACAAGGGCCGCCGCGTTATCGGCAACGGCATTGATGAAGATGTGATGCGCGCGGCCGGCGTGCCCGCGGCCGACGTGTTTATTGCGGTCACGCAGGGCGATAACCGCAACATCATGGCGGCGCAGATCGCCCGCTACCGGTTCAAAATCGGAAAGGTGATCGCGCGAATCTACGACCCGATCCGTGCCGATCGGTACCGCCAGATGGGTATCATTACGCTTTGCAGCACCACAATCGCAAGCGGCCTTCTGAAGCAGTTCGTCGAAACCGATGACTGGGGCCTCACCAGCGATTTCTCCGCCGATTACGTCAAGAACTACACCTCGCACGCCCAATAG
- a CDS encoding isochorismatase family protein: MTEPVRAKGLLGAAGTVLVVVDMQAPFLAPIFERERVEANVQLLLQSLPLFGVPVMATTQYQARMGDTIPALKELLPPETPVLDKLAFSCAGNPQFTATLAAMSRRQILLCGIETHICVSQTAHDLLALGYEVHVAGDAVSSRAKLNWRLGLQKMAASGAVITSAEAAVYEVMERAGTPEFKRVIPFVK; the protein is encoded by the coding sequence ATGACGGAACCTGTTCGGGCAAAGGGACTGCTGGGCGCTGCCGGCACGGTGCTGGTTGTTGTGGATATGCAGGCGCCTTTTCTGGCGCCGATCTTCGAGCGGGAGCGTGTGGAGGCCAACGTACAACTGCTGTTGCAGTCGCTGCCGCTGTTTGGCGTGCCGGTCATGGCCACCACTCAGTATCAGGCACGCATGGGCGATACCATTCCGGCGCTGAAGGAACTGCTGCCGCCGGAAACGCCGGTGTTGGACAAACTTGCATTCAGCTGCGCCGGCAATCCGCAGTTTACTGCAACTCTGGCGGCGATGTCTCGGCGCCAGATACTGCTTTGCGGAATCGAAACGCACATCTGCGTCAGCCAGACCGCGCATGACCTGCTGGCCCTCGGCTACGAGGTTCACGTTGCCGGGGACGCCGTCTCCTCACGCGCAAAGCTGAACTGGCGGCTGGGTCTGCAGAAAATGGCGGCATCGGGGGCGGTCATCACTTCGGCAGAAGCGGCCGTATACGAGGTGATGGAACGCGCCGGCACGCCGGAGTTCAAGCGCGTCATACCCTTTGTGAAATAG
- a CDS encoding replication-associated recombination protein A: MRRGDAGDVDGEPALFVEEPESDFDASASAGAPLAARMRPRTLDELVGQESIAGAGSQLRRAIEQDRVSSIILWGPPGSGKSTLARIVARHTRAWFQEYSAVTTGVADVRRVIAAAAERRRKLDRRTILFIDEIHRWNKAQQDALLPHVESGAISLIGATTENPYFEINGPLLSRVRLFRLQPLTEPDLLALLKRAMADKDRGLGALSLTANEDALEHLARIAGGDARRALTALEAASAACMTLPEAEGRLTLKLVEEAAQQRAARYDRTGDEHYDTISAFIKSIRGSDPDAAIYWLAKMLDAGEDIRFIARRLVILASEDVGNAAPSALTLANSAAQAVMFVGLPEAQLILAHATIYLACAPKSNRCTLALSAARAEIESNGAGPVPTALRSSGSDGLYLYPHDFPGAWVAQEYLPAIAVGKRFYHPGSEGAELEIGRRLEQRRGKAHNPES; encoded by the coding sequence ATGCGCCGTGGCGACGCGGGCGACGTGGATGGTGAGCCGGCGCTTTTCGTTGAGGAGCCGGAATCCGACTTCGATGCGAGTGCCTCTGCCGGCGCGCCGCTGGCTGCGCGCATGCGGCCACGCACGCTGGACGAACTGGTCGGCCAGGAGTCGATTGCGGGAGCCGGCAGCCAGTTGCGCCGCGCCATCGAACAGGATCGCGTCTCATCGATCATCCTTTGGGGACCTCCAGGAAGCGGCAAGTCGACCCTGGCCCGGATCGTTGCTCGCCACACGCGAGCCTGGTTTCAGGAGTACAGCGCCGTTACCACCGGCGTGGCCGATGTCCGTCGCGTTATAGCGGCTGCGGCCGAGCGGCGTCGTAAACTGGACCGGCGCACCATCCTCTTCATCGACGAGATCCATCGCTGGAACAAGGCCCAGCAAGATGCGCTGCTGCCGCATGTGGAGAGCGGCGCGATCTCGCTGATCGGCGCCACAACCGAAAATCCCTACTTCGAGATCAACGGCCCGCTTCTTTCACGGGTCCGTCTGTTCCGGCTCCAGCCGCTCACCGAACCCGATCTGCTGGCGCTGCTGAAACGGGCGATGGCCGACAAGGATCGCGGACTCGGCGCGCTTTCGCTCACTGCCAACGAGGATGCGCTCGAACACCTGGCGCGGATCGCCGGCGGCGACGCGCGTCGCGCTTTGACGGCCCTTGAAGCGGCATCGGCCGCTTGCATGACCTTGCCGGAAGCGGAAGGCCGGCTCACGCTGAAACTGGTGGAAGAGGCGGCGCAGCAGCGAGCGGCGCGATACGACCGCACCGGCGATGAGCACTACGACACGATCTCGGCATTTATCAAGAGCATCCGCGGATCGGACCCGGACGCGGCGATCTACTGGCTGGCAAAGATGCTGGATGCCGGCGAGGATATCCGGTTTATTGCGCGCCGGCTGGTGATTTTGGCGTCGGAAGACGTGGGTAATGCCGCTCCATCCGCGCTTACCCTGGCGAATAGCGCCGCGCAGGCCGTGATGTTCGTCGGCTTGCCGGAGGCACAGTTGATTCTCGCTCACGCGACGATCTATCTGGCATGCGCGCCAAAAAGCAATCGTTGCACGCTGGCGCTAAGCGCTGCCCGGGCGGAGATCGAGTCGAACGGCGCCGGTCCGGTACCAACGGCGCTCCGCTCGTCGGGCTCCGACGGGTTGTACCTCTACCCACATGACTTCCCCGGCGCCTGGGTGGCGCAGGAGTACCTGCCGGCTATTGCCGTCGGAAAGCGTTTTTACCATCCGGGATCTGAGGGCGCGGAACTGGAGATTGGGCGAAGGCTGGAACAGCGACGAGGTAAGGCGCATAACCCGGAGAGCTAG